A window of Staphylococcus lloydii genomic DNA:
GCACTAAATTGACCTGCAAAATCATAGTCGGTTGTTGAAATTTTAATATCGACCGGCATGGGAAAATCAAATTGTTCTTTTATATATTGTGTACAAAGCTTTAACGTCTTTTTTAAACTTTTATCTACTTGGCGTGTGTAGCTGATCGTTATTGCACTTTCTGTTGGTTTGTAGTTCAAAAAATAATATTGATACATCATCATTTGTTGTAAAAATGCTATCGTTTGTTCATCTCTATCAAACTGTACAATTTCACCATAGTTTTGTTGTCGTCGATCTGCAATATAAAAAATGGCTAACTCCCGACAAATATCATATAAAACCGTTAATACTACGTTGTCATCGGCAGTAATGCTTTTCGAGTAATAACTTTCCGGGAGTCGGTAGTCTTCAATATCGTTAAGTGAATATAATATTTTGTGACTATCCTCGAAAACGATTGTGTCTTCAACGCAATCATTCACATAAAGTGTGTCCTTTGTGAAGGTTACTAAAACGGGCTTAGTCGTTATGTAATAGTCTTTTAACCAACTGTGAAATGAACGCAACATCGTTTCTATCTGCTGCGTTATATTATCGTACTTAAAAATTACTGGATTCATTTTAACGCTTCCTTATCTTTTCTTTTTATTAGATCCTTTCGTCTTTTTACCACCTTTATGTTTTTTACTCGGTGTATGCTTTTTAGTATTATTACTTCTCGGGTTAGATTTACCTTTCCACTTACTACCTTTTCGCGCCTTATTTTTCATTTCGCCACCTTGTTTACGTTTGCCACGCGCATCGGCGGTGTTAGACAATGGATTGTACTCATTTATTTGTTGTACATTTGCGCTTTTTATATATTGATGATCTTCGTTGGCGAAGTATCCAACTGCTGACAATGTTAAAACCAAAGTTAATATGCTTGCGATAGTTTTGTTGCGTAATTTTCTATACATATTATGCTCCCTTCTTTTTTATAGGGATTATTATATATAGAAACTAAGTGCCTCAACGTATCGCTTTATAACTGTTAGCGCCTTTAATATTAGGAACTAAAATTGAGTTAAGGCAAACAACATTTATTTTTACTGCTCACATTACTTTATTTACAACATAAAAAAACACTCCCTTATTTTAAGGAAGTGTTCAACAAACTTTATAATATTACACGTTAAATCTAAAGTGAACGACGTCTCCGTCTTTCATGATATATTCTTTACCTTCTAAACGTTGTTTACCAGCTTCTTTAGCACCGTGCTCACCATTGTGTTCTACGTAATCATCATAAGATGTTACCTCTGCACGTATAAAACCACGTTCAAAGTCAGTGTGAATAATACCAGCACATTGTGGGGCAGTCATACCTTTTGTAAATGTCCAAGCACGCACTTCTTCGACACCAGCTGTAAAGTATGTTGCTAAGCCTAATAAATCATATGTTGTACGGATTAAACGGTTTAGACCTGGTTCTTCAATACCTAAATCTTCTAAGAACATTGCCTTATCGTCTTCATCTAAGACAGCAATTTCTTCTTCGATTTTAGCACTTATCACGATAACTTCTGAATCTTCTTTTTCGGCATATTCACGAATCGCTTTTACTTTATCATTTTCGTCATCGTTGATTTCATCTTCACCGACGTTAGCGATGTATAACATATCTTTAGAAGTTAATAGTTGCGCTTGGTTTACAAATTTTTGATCTTCATCATTAAACTCGATACTGCGCACTGGTTTACCTTCTTCTAATGCTTCTTTAATTGTTGTTAAGATACGTACTTCGTTGACCGCATCTTTATCTTTTTGTCGTGCCATTTTTTCTACCTTAGGCAAACGTTTTTCTACAGATTCTAAGTCTGCTAATACAAGTTCCATATTGATAACTTCGATGTCTTCAATAGGATTAACGCGACCAGATACGTGTGTTACGTTGTCATCGTCAAACGCACGCACTACTTGGCAAATTGCGTCTACTTCACGAATATGTGAAAGGAATTTATTACCTAGACCTTCCCCTTTAGAAGCACCCTTTACGATACCCGCTATATCTGTAAACTCGAATGTAGTTGGGATGGTCTTTTTCGGTTGAACCATATCTGTTAAGACATTTAATCTGCTATCTGGTACTTCAACAATACCTACGTTAGGATCGATTGTCGCGAATGGATAGTTTGCTGCTAGCGCACCTGCTTTTGTAATTGCATTAAAAAGTGTAGACTTCCCTACGTTCGGTAAACCTACGATACCTGCTGTTAAAGCCATTAGTTATTCTCCTTATCTTCCGCTACTTGATTAGATACAAGTACTTTTTTTAATTTTTTATTGAATGTCTGTCTTGGAATCATAATACTGCGCTGACAATTTTCACATTTTATACGGATGTCTGCGCCCATACGAATAATTTTAAAACGATTTGTGCCACATGCATGTTGTTTTTTCATCTCTACAATATCATTAAGGTTGTACTGTGATGTCATTCTTTACACCTCCACCATGAGCTACAATGAATTACTGATTATTAGCATCGTTTTGTACCATAGTTGGCTGCGGTACCTCAATGCCTTTTACGTTAAAGAAATGTTGAATCTCTCTGCGTAATATACGTGCACCCGATGCACCTTCACCTGGAATTGTCTCGGCAGAAATACGTAAAATAAGTTCATCTCTTGTGAATGAATCAACACCTATAAATTCTGGCGTAGTAATAAATAAATAATATTTTGAACGCATAGCAGTGAATAATTCTTTTAACTGTTCTTCTACTTTATCAACATTTTCACTAACTGCAATAGGTATTGCTACGATTGCTGCACCATTAGTTACTGAGTAGTTAGTGATTTCGCCCATGCTACCATTAGGTAAGACAGTCAACTCACCACTTATAGTATTAACGCGTGTTGATCTTAATCCAATTGATTTAACGGTACCTTCTGCTACTGTAGTACCACCACTATTTATTTTAACATAGTCACCTACATCAAATTGATTTTCAAAGATAATAAAGAATCCTGTAATGATATCTTTCACGACAGTTTGAGCACCAAAACCAACTGCTAAACCGACTACGCCTGCGCTGGCAATTATGCCTTCAACTTTAATACCTAATCTGCTAAGAATCGTTGTTACAACGATAAACCAAACGACATACGTCACGACGTTTTGCACGAGAGAAACCAATGTTTGTGAACGCTTCTTGTTAGCTTTTCTGCCTTTATTTTGAACTTTGAAGAATTGTTCAATAACTTTGTTGGCAATGCGTATTACGATGAACGCGACGATGATGTATACGATAATCATAATTAGATTTGATAAGAGCGCCTGATAAGTTTCGGGTTTCGTTAAAGGTTCGATAAGTGAACCTAGAATTGATTTTAATTGATTCAACAATATATCCTCCTCGTTGCTAATCTAAAAGTTCATTATACATTGTTATTTTTTTATACAACTCCAACCTAAGCTTTAAATATACAATTTAACACTTCGAATTGTAGCCTACGCAATATCTATATCTGAACATACTCGCCTATTATAGCAATAATTCACATCACGATAAAGCAAATTATTTTGTACTTATTATCTAAATGAACACATGAAAACCTCCCTCAAATAAGATGGTATTTGAAAGAGGTTTAGCAAGATAAAGTTATTAAATTTTCATAAGCACTATATTCACAAAAAATATTAAATCAGTGTGCGCGGTTACTTTATAATTCAATTTTCAGACTACCTTCAGTCTTAACCCCATAATGCTTCGATCGCTTGTGCTACTTGTTTTGGAGATTGTGGGTTTTGACCCGTTACTAACCTGTCACTTACTTTAACGTAAGGTCTAAATGGCAACGTAGCTTTACTATATTGAGCGCCACGACTTTTTAATTTTGTTTCTAATTTGTAAGGAACGTATTTGTTACGTTTGGCTAGCAATTCTTCTGTATTGGAAAAACCTGTTATTTCTCTATTATCGATGAAAAATCTACCGTTATCATTTTTAACATTTACTAATGCAGCAATACCATGACAAACTGCTGCCACAATACCGCCATTATCGTAAATCTGTTTAACTGCTTCTTGAATATACTGATTATCCGTAAAATCATACATTACTCCATGGCCACCAGTGAAGTAGATACAATCATAATCGTTTGGATTGGCTTCACTGATAGGTTGGGCATATTGCAATAAACTCATAAAGTTTGAATCTTTATAATACGCTTTTGTAGTTTTGTCTAACATTGCCGGGCTAAGACTAACGGGGTCAATGGGCGTATTGCCTCCACTTATGTTATATAGATCTATTTCATAGTTGCTATCATTGAAATAATTATAAAAATGAACCAATTCGCCTAACCAAAGTCCCGTCTTCTTGTAATGTGCGCCAAAAAAATCTGAACTTGTATTAACAATCATAATTTTTTCATTTTAATCACAAACCTTTAGTCATTATTTATCCATAGAAATAATAATCTTGCCTTTAGCTTTACCACTACTTGAATATGCTATCGCGTCTTGTGTTTGTTCAAATGCATACACTTTATCAATGATTGGCGTAATTTTGCCTTCATTTATGAGGTTACTAATAATATTTAACTGTTCACCGCTCGGCTGCATAAATAAAAATTCATAATTTACATTATACTTTTTAGCGCGTTTTACTAATTTGGCAGAGGCAACGCGTAATAATAATTGTTTGAATTTATTCAGTTTTAAACGTTTTGCCAATTTAATTGTCGGAATACCGGAAACTGAAGCAATTGTGCCATGTGGTTTTAATATTTCAAATGATTTATCTAAACTTTCACCACCTAGCGTATCAAAAACGCCATCATAATTACTTAAGCGTTGTGAGAAATCTTCGGCCTTATAATTAATTACTTCGTCAGCACCTAATGCTTTTACAAGTTCATAACCACGCTCACTTGCCGTAGTGGCAACATATAGACCCATTGCTTTGGCTAATTGAATTGCGAAGGTTCCTACACCTCCAGCGCCTGCTTGAATCAACACTTTATTTCCAGCTTTCAAATGCATGATGTCATTCAATGCTTGATAAGCAGTTAAGCCTACTAACGGAATACTCGCCGCTTCTTCAAAAGATAATTGTTCTGGTTTTAGTGCAATCTCACTGGCATCTATCGCAATATATTCAGCAAATGTGCCTATTTTTTCTTTTCTTGGTCTTCCGTATACTTCATCGCCGACTTTAAAGTTTTTTACCTTACTGCCTACTTCAGTAATGACGCCAGAAAAGTCATTCCCTAAGATTAAAGGAAATTGAAATTTTAATAATAATTTTAAGCCACCATCGCGAATTTTATAATCTATTGGATTAATACTGGCCGCTTTTATTTTCACCCTAACTTCATAAGGGTTCATACTCGGTAACGGCATAGTTTCTTGTTGTACGGGGTGATTGCCATATTTGTGAATAACCATCGCTTGCATATCAGTTTTCATTATTTCACTCCTAGCATTGACTACGTTATGACACTATCAAAATTTTATATTCATAATTACACATCATTCATATACTTAGCAATTCATAGCGTTTAACTAATGCGTCGTCTTCGTTTTGTGGGCCGTCACATTGCCAAAAACAAAAGCGAAGAAGAGAATAATAAAGATCACAAAACCATATATTTCTCCAGTATTTAAATGATGCTCCGCTAACATCTTATTCATCAATAAAAATATGACGTCTAGCGAATAAATTAAAAATAAATGCAAGTACATTGTCATAAATCCTGTCTTTGACTGCGTATTTTTATCAGTGGATTTATAATGCAATGTATAAACCACAAATAATATAACGATAAAGACAAAATATAATGCATCTGTAATATTTACATGGCTTAATTCAATATTTTGAATTAATAATACAAGCCCTTCACCAAACAATAATATAATTAATAAACTTAAACGTTCTGTTAAATGATTAAAGAAAATGGCATTCTCTTCCGAAACTTTATAGAACAATAGTGGATAAACCGCCACAATAAATATACAGATAAAATAGACCCAAAAGTTAATTTGTGACGGTAATAAAGTAGAAATCAACGCAATAATTACAGTCAGTGATAAGCCAGTCGTATATACTTTTACCAGTCGTATATACTTTTACCAGCCGTATATCTACTTTAGAGTCACTCAACTTATAATTTATAAAATATTGAATAATGATACTGAAATATATAAGCGCTGAAGTTAATACAAATGGCTTAAATGTATGTTGAAAGTCTCCATTAATTGCTTTCGATAATATAATTATTAAAAACATGTCTACAAAAACAAACAAATATTGATACCACTTTTTATTAAACAGTCTATTCACGAGCAAAGTACGATAAATCCAAATCGAATAAAATACTAGGAATAGCATAAAACTTTTACCCAAACCCTCTGGCGACATTAAGTTATGTGATAGACCTTCAATCGTATGATTAATCGTCGATAAAATATAGACGAAAATCAAATCGAAAAACAATTCCGTCATACTGACTTCTTTCTTCTCCATGTTTTCACCTCTCGATGTTATTCATTTTCTAAAATTTTAAATTTATTCTCCAATGTAGCTAGACCTTCTTCTATTAATGCTTTTTGATGCAATAAATTTTCTTTGTGACGTGCAAATATTGCTTGTCGCTGAGACTTAGTTGCACTACCTTGGTCATATAATTCTGCTACTTCTTTTAATTGTGATACAGGCATGTGTGTTTGACGCATACATTTGATAAATTCTATCCAAAATAAATCATCTTCTGAAAAATCTCTATAACCATTATCGTCGCGAGCAACGAAAGGAAAAAGACCTGCTTTATCATAATAGCGAATCGTATGTTCACTAATCCCTAAATTTTCTGCTACTTGTTTTACACGCATAAAATCCCCTCCTACTATACGTGATAATACTTTTATTCATACCCTTCTTCAACGAGCTAAGACATAAAAGGAGCTATAGAAAGTCCATATTTCAACTTCCTATAACTCACATTTTTCTATACTGTCGTTTTCTACATAGCGATGATTAGCGTGTCGTATAACCACCATTAGCAAATAGTGTTTGACCGTTAATCCACCAACCGTCCAACGTTAAGAATGTAATGATTGGCACAATGTCTTCGATTTGTGTTAATTGATTATGGAGTGCTTGAGATTTATGAAATGCTACGGCCTCATCTTCTTCTTGAGGATAAAAGAATGGTGTGTCCATTGGGCCAGGCGCTACCGCATTAACGGAAATGCCTCTATCCATAAATTCTTTTGAAGCTGCTCTTGTATAATGTTCCACGGGCGCTTTTTCACCGGCATACGTACTATAAAAACCAGTGTATGCTGCAAGTAATGATGTCGCTAAAGTAATAATCTTACCGTTTTCATTCATATGCTGCTCTGCGTATTTGATAAAAAAGTAAGCCACTTTGGCGTTAATATCTTGCATTTGATCAAAATCTTCTTCAGAAACATCTGCTATTGGTTTTTTCAATACTTTGCCTACAGTATTAACTGCGATATCCACTTTACCGAAAGTAGATTCTGCATGTTGAAATAGTGCTTTAATATTTTCTATCTTTGTTAGGTCACCTTTAAAGAGCGTAGCCTCCCCGCCGACTTGCTGCACTTTAGCCAATGTACTTTTAGCTTCATCCAAAGAGTTATCATCGTGATGATGAATGACTAATCTAGCTCCTTGTTCAGCATAAGTAGTGCTTAATAAGCCCCCTAAATTTTTTGCGCCACCTGAAATAACGATAACTTTTCCATTAAGATTATTAAATTTCCCCATACGTGAAACCTCCTTTAATGTTATGGTTCAACCATAAACCTTAGAGTGCACTCTCACGCAACCAACTATTAAAATAAAAAAAGACTTTGGTATATACCAAAGTCATAGAATATAGAGACGTCACGGTAAATATAAATGTCGTAACCGACTGAAATTTTAACTAGATAAAGGTTGAAAGCTTTTCAATAAATTTTCAAGTCATTTAAAGTGTGGCATACGTATCACACTTGTCTAATTAGCGTTAAATTAACTAGACTGTTTTAATAAATTTAAAAACTCTATGACGATTCTTTTTTTAAAGCGTGTCGGCTTTTGAACACACCAAAAGTCTCTTGAAATATTTAGTTCTTCGACATTTATAATTTTTAAAGTATCCAATTTTAATTCTTTTTGTATTGAAATTTTTGGCAAAAAGCTAATTCCCAAATCAGCTTCTATAGCACTCTTAATCGCTTGAATACTGCCTAATTCCATCACTTTACTTTTCTCTAAAAATTCATATTGGTTTAAATGATTATCTATTGCTGTTCTCATACCTGATCCTGATTCTCGTACAATCATTTGCTCTTTATAAAGATCATTTACAGTAACTTTTTCCAATTTACTTAAGTCATTTTTGTTGGAACAAACAGGTACTATAATATCTTTTTCAAAGTTAAATACGCTAAAATTCTTTTGGTCAAATTCACTTTCTACCAATGCAATATCAATTTCATTATGTTCTAATTTTTTTATGATGGTTGGTGTATTACCAATTTTTAAATTTATCTGTACATTAGGATGTTGTTTTTTTAATTCAATGACTAAATTAGGTAAAGAATACTCACCGATTGTAAAGCTAGCACCTACAGTTAATACTGGGCTTTTTTGACTATTTTGCATTTGGATTTCATCATACGCTAAATCATTGAGCCTCACTAATTCTTTGGCGTATGGATAAAATATACTGCCAGCCTCTGTTAATGTAGTAACTCCGCTATTTCTGTAAAAAAATGTACTCCTATAAAAGTCTTCTAATTTTCTAATTTGCTTTGTTACAGCTGATTGTGAAATGAAATGCTTTTGTGCCGTTTCAGTAAAGCTTACATTTTCAGCAATGTCACAAAATACTTTCAAATTATTAATATCCATAATAAACCCCCATATTATTATTTAAATTTTACCACATCTCATCTCTATTATAGGTATTCCATTTAGTAATAGCCTATACACAATCAGAATTTGAGTATCACGCTATCTCGTGCAAAAATTATAGTAAGCAAAAGGAGGGAGAATAGTGAGTTTAAGCGCTATCATTTTTATGCTATGCATTAGTATTTTTGCCGGAGCTTATGGAACAATCATTGGAGCTGGTGGCGGATTTATATTTGTACCATTTTTATTGATATTATTTAAAGTTTCACCTGAAATAGCAGCAGGTTCAGGGTTAGTGATCGTTGTTGTTAACTCCTTAATTGGTACATTAGGTTATTTTAAACAACACAATATTGCCTTTAAAGAAGGCACAATAATGGGAATTAGTGCTATACCGGGCACATTTATAGGGTCATATCTTTTAAAAAACTATCATTCTGATTTTTTTATCTAAGCTTTTCAATACTTTTGGCAGGAATGGGTGTTTTTCTATTAGTTAAAAGCATTTCCAAAAAATCCAAAAATCCCAATATACGTACAACATATGTTGAAAAATCCAGTTACAAATATTGGTATATATCGCTAGGATTTATGATGGGTATCTTATCAAATTATTTGGGTATTGGCGGTGGATGGCTGATCGTTCCAATTTTAATTTATATATTTAAAATGTCACCGAAACAAGCTGCTTCTACTTCCGTATATTCATTACTAATATATACGACAGTCGGTGCAACCACTCAAATTATTGAAGGTAATATCAATTGGATTATTATCATTATTGGTGGAATTGGTATTTCCATAGGTGCAAATATAGGACTCTATATTGCAAAGAAAATTCCAGAAAATTTAATTATGAAATTATTATCTGTGGTTTTAATTATTATGGGAATAAAAATGTTCTTTATCTAACCCATGTATTGAAATGTTGACTCCTACCATACATTGACGTAGTCAATGTATATATTTTTTAAAGTTAATGTAAGCGCTTTATATAATGGATTATACTTAAAGGAAGTGTTTTTTTGAAAGATAACAAAACAAATAAATATAATAGTCACTATGCTATATTTATAGCAATCACTGTAGCTGCATTAGGGGCAGTCTACGGCTACGATACAGGTAATATAAGTGGTGCATTACCGTATTTAAAACAAGAGATGGGATTGTCCACTAGAATGGCTGAGTTAGTAAGCTCTGCTGTGGTTGCAGGTTCTATTTTGGGAGCAATGTTTGGCGGGAAATTATCAAATAAAATTGGTAGAAAAAATACCATGATTTTTGTATCAGCGGCTTTCGTAATTCTTGCAATACTTAGTGCTTTCCCACCTAATGTGTGGTTTTTAATCGTCGTACGTTTTATTCTTGGTTTATCAATAGGGGTTACTATCGTAGTTGCTCCAGTTTTCATCGCAGAAATATCACCATATAAAATTAGAGGTGCTATGTTAGTTACGTTCCAAATTGCTACTACAATTGGTATTTCATTAGCATCATTTATAAATCTTTATTTTTCACAAACTGGAAATTGGCGTGCAATGCTTGGCGTTTCTGCAATTATAGCTTTTGTACTAGTCATAGCTATCTTACGATTTCCAGATACACCAACATGGTATATCATGAAAGGGCATAGAGAAAGAGGCATTAAAACGTTACAAAAATTAGAAGCACCTGAAAAAGTACAAAGTGAATTGGCAAAAATTGATCAAGAAGTACACCAAAATGAAAGTGGTAAATTTTCAGAGTTATTTAAGACTAAATATATTAAAGGAACAATATTCATCTTAGGATTGGGTATCTTTGTTCAAATAACTGGTATAAATGCTATTGTTTATTATGGACCTATCATCTTCCAAAAGGTTGGATTTGCTAGTTTTTCAAATGGTATTTTAATAACTGGTATTACCCAATTGATTGCCTTAATTGCGGAAGTGACGTCATCTCTTATTATAGATAAGTGGGGACGTAGAAAATCATTACTGATGGGTATTAGTTTTATGATTATTGCTAATATTGTCTTAGCATTACTTTTCTTAATAGGCTTTATTTCATCTTGGATGATGTACTTATCTGTAATTATTATTTTCCTATTTAGAGTTGGATATTCATTTGGATTTGGTTCACTTGTGTGGGTTTACGCATCTGAAACGTTACCATCACGTTTGCGTTCAATCGGCTCTTCATTAATGTTAACTGCAAACCTTGTCGCTAATTTAATTGTATCTATGTTCTTCTTAACAATGTTTGAAAATTTTGGCGGCCAAGTGATTTTCCTTATTTTTGGTATTCTCGCAATTATTTCTTGGATTTTTGTATTTAAATTAGCTCCCGAAACAAACGGACGCACATTTGAAGAAATACAAGCTTATTGGAATAATGGTGGAAAATGGGATGAAGACATAGCGAATGAAAAAGTTGAGAGTAAGTGAAGATTGTAGATTTTTATATTACGATTACATTGTTAAATATACAAAAGTATCAATTAAATTGATTAGATAAAGGGGAATTTTTTATGACTAATAACGACCAAACGCAACCTAATATCATAATGATAATGACTGACCAACAACGTTTTGATACTATATCAGAATTAGGTTTCGAACAGATGCATACACCAAATATGGATCAACTTGTCAAAAATGGCACTACTTTTGAACAGTCTTTTTGCCCTGGGGCAACTTGTGTGCCAAGCCGAGCAGCCATATTTACTGGAATGTATCCTCATAACACGGGTGTTTATAACTTGTTTAACTCATGGGGGCATCAACGTTCATGGGTACATGACTTGGCAGAAAATGGTTATCATTGTGTAAACATAGGGAAAATGCATGTGGCGCCTACCTACGATAGCATGGGCTTCCATGAACGTTTTGTAGTAGAAAATCCACAAAATGAATTGGCTAAAGCCGATGGTCGAGAGGATGAATGGGGACGCTATTTATCTTTTTATGACACGGAAAGACCACTAAATCAACAATTAACTGATCCTGACTGGATGTCTAAATATCAAGGGGTTCCTTGGGAGTTAGCGGAACATTTACACTCAGATGTGTTTATCGGTAATTCGGCTTTAGCTTGGATTAACAGACATAAACAAACGCAACCCGTATTCTTACAAATTGGCTTTACCGGCCCACATGAAGTGTACGATCCATTACCAAGACAATTAGACCACTATGCAGATAAAAAAATGCCCGATGCAGTCTGGAAAGAAGATGAACTATCTGAAAAGCCGCCGCAACATTATGCCCATCAAGAATATTTCAGAAGAGCTGATGGCGATGCACAAGTCGATATGGCTAATGCTTCTGAAAAAGATATTCAGCATTTAAGACGTCACTATTTCGCAAAAATTAGTACTATAGATGAAAAAATTGGAGAAATAATGGAAGATTTGGAAGCAAAAGGTTATTTAGATAATGCTATCGTTATTTTCACATCTGATCATGGGGACATGCTTGGTGACCATAAATTACCATATAAATGGTTGATGTATGATGCCGCAGTGAAAGTGCCATTAATTGTATGGGATACTAGAAAAGAACAACTTTCAAAAAATGACGATCTTATATCATTAATTGATATTGGACCCACAATACTTGAGTCTGTTGGCATTAAGGTCCCTGAGTATTTAGATGGACATTCATTTTTAAATAAACTTTATGACGCTAACGGTGAGCCACATCGTAAACATATTATATGTGAAGACAATTATTTAACAATGATACGTAATAAATCATATAAACTTGTGAATTATACTTTCCAAGAAGATGATGGCGAACTTTATGACTTAACGAATGATCCGAATGAATTAAATAATCTGTTCAATGATGACAACTATAAACAAATAAAACAAGAATTAAAAATGGACCTACTTCAAGACATTTTAAGAAGTACCTATTCGAATGCAACATATAAAAATAGAAACACGATGGATGATATGTTATATCCTAAAGATAATCATTATTTGCATCCTATCACTAAAAAAAATCCAACTGGTTGGTACAATAGATAAATTTAATTATAAAGGAAGATGAATTTCAAGTGGCTAAAGATTGTTGTACACCTAATAGAAAATTTGATAGTTCAAAAGGTTCTGAATCTGTGCAGTTTACTGAAAAAAAGGCAACACATTATGGTTCCACGGAATCGATGGTATTGATTCCAGCTGGTAACTTTCTAATGGGCACGAATAGTAAAGAAGGTTTTAAATCTGATGGTGAAGGCCCTATCCGTAAAGTTGAATTAAACGCTTTTTATATAGATGCATGTGCAGTTACTAATGCACAATTTAAAGCTTTTGTTGATGACACGGGTTATAAAACTGACGCTGAAAAATATGGTTGGTCCTTTGTATTTTATCAGTTATTATCTTCCAATATAATGAATAAAGTACCTCAACGTCTGCCACAAACGCCTTGGTGGTGTGTCGTTCCAAATGCGTACTGGTATCAACCAGAAGGTCAAGGAACTACTATTAACAATCGCATGGAGCATCCTGTGGTACATATTTCATGGAATGATGCGAATGCTTATTGTGAATGGGCAGGCAAACGGTTACCGACTGAAGCAGAATGGGAGTATGCTGCAAGAGGTGGCTTAAGCCAGAAGAAATATCCGTGGGGTGACGAGTTGCTGCCAAATGACAAACACATGTGTAATATTTGGCAAGGACAATTTCCAAAGGTAAATACACTAGATGATGGTTATTTAGGTACAGCACCAGTAAAATCATTTCCAGAAAATGGATACGGTCTTTATAATGTTGCAGGAAATGTATGGGAATGGTGTAGTGACTGGTTTACTACGAACCTTCATAAAAAAGGCGGTAAAGTAAATCCAAAAGGACCTCAAAGTGGTGATAGTAAAGTCGTTCGTGGAGGTTCTTATCTATGTCACCGTTCTTATTGTAATCGTTATCGGGTTGCGGCACGTTCTTCCAATACACCTGATAGCT
This region includes:
- the ychF gene encoding redox-regulated ATPase YchF; the protein is MALTAGIVGLPNVGKSTLFNAITKAGALAANYPFATIDPNVGIVEVPDSRLNVLTDMVQPKKTIPTTFEFTDIAGIVKGASKGEGLGNKFLSHIREVDAICQVVRAFDDDNVTHVSGRVNPIEDIEVINMELVLADLESVEKRLPKVEKMARQKDKDAVNEVRILTTIKEALEEGKPVRSIEFNDEDQKFVNQAQLLTSKDMLYIANVGEDEINDDENDKVKAIREYAEKEDSEVIVISAKIEEEIAVLDEDDKAMFLEDLGIEEPGLNRLIRTTYDLLGLATYFTAGVEEVRAWTFTKGMTAPQCAGIIHTDFERGFIRAEVTSYDDYVEHNGEHGAKEAGKQRLEGKEYIMKDGDVVHFRFNV
- a CDS encoding MerR family transcriptional regulator, which codes for MRVKQVAENLGISEHTIRYYDKAGLFPFVARDDNGYRDFSEDDLFWIEFIKCMRQTHMPVSQLKEVAELYDQGSATKSQRQAIFARHKENLLHQKALIEEGLATLENKFKILENE
- a CDS encoding low temperature requirement protein A; protein product: MEKKEVSMTELFFDLIFVYILSTINHTIEGLSHNLMSPEGLGKSFMLFLVFYSIWIYRTLLVNRLFNKKWYQYLFVFVDMFLIIILSKAINGDFQHTFKPFVLTSALIYFSIIIQYFINYKLSDSKVDIRLVKVYTTGKSIYDWLITDCNYCVDFYFITVTN
- a CDS encoding DUF951 domain-containing protein — protein: MTSQYNLNDIVEMKKQHACGTNRFKIIRMGADIRIKCENCQRSIMIPRQTFNKKLKKVLVSNQVAEDKENN
- a CDS encoding NADP-dependent oxidoreductase produces the protein MQAMVIHKYGNHPVQQETMPLPSMNPYEVRVKIKAASINPIDYKIRDGGLKLLLKFQFPLILGNDFSGVITEVGSKVKNFKVGDEVYGRPRKEKIGTFAEYIAIDASEIALKPEQLSFEEAASIPLVGLTAYQALNDIMHLKAGNKVLIQAGAGGVGTFAIQLAKAMGLYVATTASERGYELVKALGADEVINYKAEDFSQRLSNYDGVFDTLGGESLDKSFEILKPHGTIASVSGIPTIKLAKRLKLNKFKQLLLRVASAKLVKRAKKYNVNYEFLFMQPSGEQLNIISNLINEGKITPIIDKVYAFEQTQDAIAYSSSGKAKGKIIISMDK
- a CDS encoding low temperature requirement protein A produces the protein MISTLLPSQINFWVYFICIFIVAVYPLLFYKVSEENAIFFNHLTERLSLLIILLFGEGLVLLIQNIELSHVNITDALYFVFIVILFVVYTLHYKSTDKNTQSKTGFMTMYLHLFLIYSLDVIFLLMNKMLAEHHLNTGEIYGFVIFIILFFAFVFGNVTAHKTKTTH
- a CDS encoding type 1 glutamine amidotransferase domain-containing protein; this translates as MIVNTSSDFFGAHYKKTGLWLGELVHFYNYFNDSNYEIDLYNISGGNTPIDPVSLSPAMLDKTTKAYYKDSNFMSLLQYAQPISEANPNDYDCIYFTGGHGVMYDFTDNQYIQEAVKQIYDNGGIVAAVCHGIAALVNVKNDNGRFFIDNREITGFSNTEELLAKRNKYVPYKLETKLKSRGAQYSKATLPFRPYVKVSDRLVTGQNPQSPKQVAQAIEALWG
- a CDS encoding mechanosensitive ion channel family protein, translating into MNQLKSILGSLIEPLTKPETYQALLSNLIMIIVYIIVAFIVIRIANKVIEQFFKVQNKGRKANKKRSQTLVSLVQNVVTYVVWFIVVTTILSRLGIKVEGIIASAGVVGLAVGFGAQTVVKDIITGFFIIFENQFDVGDYVKINSGGTTVAEGTVKSIGLRSTRVNTISGELTVLPNGSMGEITNYSVTNGAAIVAIPIAVSENVDKVEEQLKELFTAMRSKYYLFITTPEFIGVDSFTRDELILRISAETIPGEGASGARILRREIQHFFNVKGIEVPQPTMVQNDANNQ